The Myxococcales bacterium DNA segment CGAGGTCACGATGGTCTTGCCTAGCACTCCAGCAAGCTCCGCCACGGCGGCGTAGGTGTCGTCGGAGGTCGGCAGCCCCCGAATCACCTCGACCAATTTCATCACGGGCACCGGGTTCATGAAGTGCATGCCGATCACCTTGTCGGGCCTCTGCGTATGTGCCGAGAGCGCCGTAATCGACAGCGAGGACGTATTGCTCGCGAGAATGGCGTGGGGAGGACAGATCCGATCGAGCCGGCCAAAGAGCTCCTGCTTGAGCGCTGCGTTTTCGCTGGCCGCTTCGATGACCATGTCCACGCCTCCAAAAGACGCGAGATCGGGCCCCACGCAGACGCGCGCCACGATGTGATCGCGGGCGTCGGGGTCGAGTTTGCCCTTGCGCACCTGGCCCTCGAGCGCCCGCGCGAGCGTCTCGAGCCCTCGTTGCGCGGCGGCCACATCGACGTCGACGAGAACGACGTCGAGCCCGGCCGTGGCCAGCACCTGAGCGATGCCGCGGCCCATTTGGCCAGCCCCCACCACGCCCATGCGCGAGAGGCTCATGGCCGCTCCACCGCCATGGCGATACCCTCGCCGCCCCCGATGCAGAGCGAAGCCACGCCGCGGCGCAGGCCACGCTCCGCGAGCGCCGACAGCAAGGTGACGAGGATGCGGGCGCCGCTGGCACCGATCGGGTGGCCGAGCGCCACCGCCCCGCCCCACACGTTGACGCGCGCGGGATCGAGCCCCAGCATCTGATTGTTGGCCAGCGCGACCACCGCGAATGCCTCGTTGATTTCCCACAAATCCACGTCGCTCTTCGCCCACCCAATGCGTGCGCACAGGCGTTCGATGGCTCCAGCGGGAGCTGTGGTGAACCACTCGGGCGCCTGCGCGTGGACCGCGGTGCCCACGATGCGGGCGAGCGGCGTGAGGCCCCGGGCGCGCGCCGTGCCCTCATCCATCAAGACCAACGCTGCGGCTCCATCGTTGAGCGACGAGGCGTTGCCGGCGGTGATGGTGCCGTCCTTCGCGAAAGCGGGGCGCAACGAGGCGAGCTTGGCTGGATTGCCCCGGCCCGGCTCTTCGTCGGTGTCGACCCGGACGGGCTCACCTTTGCGCTGAGGCACGGGCACCGCGACGATCTCGCCCTTGAACTTGCCGGCCGCGATGGCACTTTGAGCCCGCTCATACGACGCGGCGGCGTAGCTGTCCTGCGCCTCCCGCGAGATGCCTTTATCGCGCGCGCAGAGCTCGCCACAGCTTCCCATATGGGTGTCTCCGTAGGGGTCCCATAGACCGTCGTGAATCATGGAATCGAGCACCTGCCCGTGCCCCATACGGAGCCCCTCACGAGCCTTGGGCAGAAGGTAGGGGGCGTTCGTCATGCTCTCCATGCCGCCGGCCACCACGGCATCGAGATCGCCCGTGGCAATCGCCCGCGCCCCAAACGCCACGGCGGCGAGTCCAGAGCCACACACCTTGTTCACCGTGACGGCGCCCACGGCGCGTGCGAGCCCGGCGGCGTGCGCAGCTTGGCGGGCCGGCGCCTGACCCTGACCGGCGCCGAGCACACAACCCATGTACACCTCCCCTACGACCTCGTGGGCGTCTGCCGCGGACAGCCCCGCGCGTGCCACCGCTTCGCCGATGGCAATGCCGCCCAGCTGCCAGGCCGGCAGGGGGGAAAGCGCTCCCTGGAATGCCCCGATGGGTGTCCGCGCGGCGGACACGATGACCACGTTTCGCATGGCGTCTTTCGTCCTTTCGACAAGAGCGCCCCGGCGGTCTGACGACGAGGGCCCTGTCCCTTCATCCTAACGCCGCTTTGGGGCGGCGCCCAATGCTTCCAGGGGGTTATCTCGGCCGAAGGGGAAAGAGCGCCGCAAAAGTAGACAAGAAACCCACATGTCTTACTATAGATGACATGAGGCGATCGATGGCCTGGATCTCCGCCAACTTCTGGCCCCTGCTGCCCGCCCTGCTCGGCCTGGCGGCCATTGGCGTGCTGGCAGCCGGCTGTGGGGGGTGGACCTCGCAAACGCCGTGGCCGCTGCGCAGCGAGGGACGCCCGAAGGGCGCACGCGCGGAAAGCCCGCGCCGGCCCGACGACGCAGCCGCGTGGGTCGAGGCCACGCTGAGACGCCGGGGCTTGAAGTTCGGCACCGACGGGTCGGTCGCAGCCCTCTACTCTTACGCCGTGGCTCGGCACGAGCGCATCGACCCCCGCGCGGCGCGCGCGGGCGACCTCCTGTTCTTCGATACGTCACGTGATGGCAATGCCTGCGGCACCCACGTGGGTTTGGTGGAGGCCATTGCTCCCGGGGGGGCCCTCAAATTCCGGGAGCGGCGCGACGGGCGGGATCTGCAGAGCTTTGCCGATCCGATGCGGCCGCGCCGCAGACGCGACGCTCAAGGGCGCGTGGTCAACTCGTTTCTACGCCCCCGCCAACCACACGACGAAGACACCAGCCGCTACTTCGCGGGCGAAATGGTCTGCGCCGTGGTGCGTGTCCGCAGCTAGCCACACCCACCTACGTTCGAAAAATTGATCCGGCCTCGCCCTCGCGGTAGCCGTGAGCATCATGTCGATCGAAGTCGAACGAGCGACCTTGCCTTGCCAGGTGTGCAAGGCTCAAGTCTCCGAGCTGCGCCGGGGCCGGTGCTGGGCGTGCTACCAGAAATGGTCAGAGGCACGACCCGTGGGCCGCGGCGCCGCTTGCGAAACCTGCGGCGAGCGCCGCCGTGACAACCTGAGGTTACTCGAGTTGCACGGGCGCTCAGCAGTCATGTGCCACAACTGTGGAACCCGCGTTCTGCGGATGGACCTGGTGCCCGAAACTCTCGAAGGAATCCGGGCGCGCCTGGAACGCGAACGGCGAGGCGCCGAGCAGCGTGAGGGAAAGATCGATGCCCGTTTGTTCCCCCGGGAGCGACGCGGCGGCGATCGAAGGCGAGAGGCCGGTGAGGCGCGCAGCGAGAACGAGGAACGGCTCGAGCTGCGGTCGGTCGAAGACCTGGTTTTCGAGCTCGGCGACGACGAGGTCGAATTCGTGGACCAGACCATGGTGCGCGAATCGCCTCGAGCCGGGGCGTCGGGCAAGGCCGACTGAGGCGAAAGCGCGAGGTCTTCAGGTGCCGGGAAGCTCAAGCTTCCAGCGTCGCCCCTCGCGCACCAAGGTCAAGACGTAGCGGTCGCCGGTGGCAGAGTGCACTTGCACCTGCGCCTCAGTGTCCGTTTTTCGCAGCAGACGCGCGCCCGAGGGTTCCCAGGCCGGCGGGGCACGGCCCACCGAGAGAAAGTCTTGGGGACTCAACGCCAGCCGGCCGCTGACCCGCTTGGCCGATTGACGGCGCTCATCGAGCTGCTTGCGGCTTCGGGGCCCCAAAAGCGCGTAGACCTCGGCCGCGTGCCCGCCGTGGGCCGCCGCGATGAACTGCTCCACGGTGCGCTCCGGATCCGCGCTGCGCGCCTCCCCGCACGAAGCCAGACCGGCAAACAAGACCACTGCGGTGAGCTTCCGCCACAAGTCCCGCGCGGGGGCGCCTCCTGCCGTGTTCGTCTTCATGTGTCCGGGGAATGTTGCGGGGCCACGTTCGGCGGGCCACGGACGACGTCGGTAACGTACGAGGTGGCCGCCCTCGCGAAAACGCGCGGGATGTGCCCGCGCAGTGGGTTCGTTGTAGTCTTGGAGCATCCCGGGGTCAAGCAGGCCCCGGCGCGCTGAATGTAGAGCCCCTCGAGAGCGTCGAAGCAGCGTAAGCCCACCCAAAGGAG contains these protein-coding regions:
- a CDS encoding 3-hydroxybutyryl-CoA dehydrogenase; amino-acid sequence: MSLSRMGVVGAGQMGRGIAQVLATAGLDVVLVDVDVAAAQRGLETLARALEGQVRKGKLDPDARDHIVARVCVGPDLASFGGVDMVIEAASENAALKQELFGRLDRICPPHAILASNTSSLSITALSAHTQRPDKVIGMHFMNPVPVMKLVEVIRGLPTSDDTYAAVAELAGVLGKTIVTSRDIPGFVVNRILMPLVNEACFALYEGIATAEDIDKGCVLGLNHPLGPLALMDLIGLDTTLAILEVLHRELGEDKYRPCPLLRQYVAAGWYGRKVGRGFFTYAG
- a CDS encoding acetyl-CoA C-acyltransferase, producing the protein MRNVVIVSAARTPIGAFQGALSPLPAWQLGGIAIGEAVARAGLSAADAHEVVGEVYMGCVLGAGQGQAPARQAAHAAGLARAVGAVTVNKVCGSGLAAVAFGARAIATGDLDAVVAGGMESMTNAPYLLPKAREGLRMGHGQVLDSMIHDGLWDPYGDTHMGSCGELCARDKGISREAQDSYAAASYERAQSAIAAGKFKGEIVAVPVPQRKGEPVRVDTDEEPGRGNPAKLASLRPAFAKDGTITAGNASSLNDGAAALVLMDEGTARARGLTPLARIVGTAVHAQAPEWFTTAPAGAIERLCARIGWAKSDVDLWEINEAFAVVALANNQMLGLDPARVNVWGGAVALGHPIGASGARILVTLLSALAERGLRRGVASLCIGGGEGIAMAVERP
- a CDS encoding C40 family peptidase; the protein is MAWISANFWPLLPALLGLAAIGVLAAGCGGWTSQTPWPLRSEGRPKGARAESPRRPDDAAAWVEATLRRRGLKFGTDGSVAALYSYAVARHERIDPRAARAGDLLFFDTSRDGNACGTHVGLVEAIAPGGALKFRERRDGRDLQSFADPMRPRRRRDAQGRVVNSFLRPRQPHDEDTSRYFAGEMVCAVVRVRS